One Carboxydothermus pertinax genomic window carries:
- the truD gene encoding tRNA pseudouridine(13) synthase TruD, protein MGFCCGLQFFKYIWSGYDKIRCKTGGYLMKLKVKPEDFIVKEEITVPILKEGSFKLYLLEKRFWNTLDALQRLAAENGLKLSEIGYGGKKDRYGHTFQYITVQASKNLSTREKNLNLTHIGYLNTPLSPVLIAGNHFEITLRALSGEEGNNLLKRAEQVKKYGFPNYFDDQRFGSYDKEQGFFAKKLLLGHFNGALKIYLTSIYPEESREAKERKKFFAANWGNWEECLKEAKTRIEREIFGFLMSSPKNFPGALNLIPKEQLSLYFAAYQGYLYNNLLKEILISQGIGLRAYPGAVEDYLFYLTLPRKAFNYLKSLMLPTAAQKVHFPNEEVRREYLKVLERERLKSGDFNLRKIRKVYFKSFLRPAVVIPEGFYIGNLLKDELYHGKHKLELKFFLPRGSYATMLIKALNVSY, encoded by the coding sequence ATGGGCTTTTGCTGTGGACTTCAATTTTTTAAATATATCTGGTCTGGTTATGATAAAATTAGATGTAAGACAGGAGGTTATCTAATGAAGCTAAAAGTTAAGCCTGAAGATTTTATTGTCAAAGAGGAAATCACTGTACCTATCTTAAAAGAAGGAAGCTTCAAGCTGTACCTATTGGAAAAACGATTTTGGAATACGCTAGATGCCTTACAGAGGTTAGCAGCAGAAAATGGGTTAAAGCTTTCGGAAATTGGTTATGGCGGCAAGAAAGACCGCTATGGCCATACTTTTCAGTACATAACAGTACAAGCATCAAAAAATTTGTCGACCCGCGAGAAAAACTTAAACTTAACTCATATAGGGTATCTCAATACCCCATTGAGTCCGGTACTAATTGCGGGAAATCATTTTGAGATAACTTTACGGGCTCTTTCTGGAGAAGAAGGGAACAACCTATTAAAAAGGGCAGAGCAAGTCAAAAAGTATGGTTTTCCCAATTACTTTGATGACCAGCGCTTTGGTAGCTACGATAAAGAGCAAGGTTTTTTTGCCAAAAAACTTTTGCTTGGCCATTTTAATGGGGCTTTGAAGATTTATTTAACTTCAATTTATCCCGAAGAGTCAAGGGAAGCAAAAGAAAGAAAAAAATTCTTTGCAGCTAACTGGGGTAACTGGGAGGAGTGTTTGAAAGAAGCCAAAACCCGGATTGAACGAGAAATTTTTGGTTTTTTGATGAGTTCTCCGAAAAATTTTCCGGGAGCTTTAAATTTAATTCCAAAAGAACAGTTATCCCTTTACTTTGCAGCCTATCAAGGTTATCTTTATAATAACTTATTAAAAGAAATACTCATAAGCCAGGGTATTGGGCTAAGAGCCTATCCCGGAGCGGTTGAGGACTATTTATTTTATTTGACGTTACCGAGGAAGGCTTTTAATTACCTCAAAAGTTTAATGCTGCCAACAGCAGCGCAAAAAGTACATTTCCCCAACGAGGAAGTGCGTCGGGAGTATTTAAAAGTGTTGGAACGGGAAAGGTTAAAAAGTGGGGATTTTAACTTAAGAAAAATCCGTAAAGTTTACTTTAAATCGTTTTTAAGACCGGCGGTGGTCATTCCTGAAGGATTTTACATAGGAAACCTTTTAAAAGATGAACTGTATCACGGAAAGCATAAATTAGAGTTAAAATTCTTCTTGCCCCGGGGAAGTTATGCTACGATGTTAATTAAAGCTTTAAATGTTAGCTATTAG
- a CDS encoding pyruvoyl-dependent arginine decarboxylase, translated as MLPTPKKYFVTAAAAEGETALTAFDNALLKARIGNVNLLRVSSILPPNCELDNDLVIPPGSLVPTAYGAIISDTPGELIAAAVGVGISEKDQFGVIMEFSGKCSAKEAEERIARMLEEAFKMRGIALNKTIIKACEHRVEKIGCAFAAVPLWY; from the coding sequence ATGTTACCAACACCAAAGAAATATTTTGTGACTGCCGCTGCTGCGGAAGGTGAAACTGCCTTAACTGCTTTTGATAATGCGCTATTAAAGGCCCGGATTGGTAATGTAAACTTACTGCGGGTTTCTTCTATTCTGCCACCCAACTGCGAGCTGGATAATGACCTTGTTATACCCCCAGGATCTCTGGTACCTACTGCTTATGGGGCAATCATTTCCGATACCCCGGGCGAGTTAATTGCTGCTGCGGTTGGCGTTGGCATTTCAGAAAAAGATCAATTTGGGGTTATTATGGAGTTTTCTGGTAAATGTTCGGCTAAAGAGGCAGAAGAGCGCATTGCCCGGATGTTAGAAGAAGCTTTTAAAATGCGGGGTATTGCTTTAAATAAAACTATTATCAAAGCTTGTGAGCACCGGGTGGAAAAAATAGGCTGTGCCTTTGCTGCTGTTCCGCTTTGGTACTAA
- a CDS encoding acyl--CoA ligase family protein, with product MAIEVNRQLLTPLWFLKRATLVFPEKTAVVDGERKFTYREFNERVNRLASALKKYGIGKGDKVAYLAPNIHPFLEGHYGVPLARAVLVSINTRLTSKEILYILNHSESKILIVDSELASLIEPIYDELETVEKVVIINQVPKETQLNAIDYEQFLAEGDPQDLPIPIEDEFEPITLNYTSGTTGFPKGVQYTHRGAYLNSLSEIIEMGLNQYSKYLWILPMFHCNGWCFTWAVTAVGATHYCFRKFEPEKALEIIEKEKITNFCGAPVVFNAMTASQKAEGLKFSHPVRSFIAGAAPSPTIISKMERLGVEVVHVYGLTEVYGPFTVCEWHPEWDNFSAEEKAVYKARQGVPMVTTGEVRVVDAEMNDVPADGKTMGEIIMRGNGVMAGYYKAPEDTAKAFAGGWFHSGDLAVMHPNGYIEIMDRSKDIIISGGENISSVEVENVLYSHPDVYEVAVVASPDDRWGEVPKAFVVLREGAKVTPEELIAFCRQKMAGFKIPKKIEFVNALPKTPTGKIQKFVLRNLEWKGERKVKG from the coding sequence TTGGCAATTGAAGTTAATCGTCAACTTTTAACACCGCTTTGGTTTTTAAAAAGAGCAACTCTAGTTTTCCCGGAAAAAACTGCTGTCGTAGATGGGGAAAGAAAATTTACTTATCGGGAGTTTAATGAAAGAGTTAATCGCTTAGCTTCTGCTTTAAAAAAATACGGGATTGGCAAAGGGGATAAAGTAGCTTATCTTGCTCCCAATATTCACCCCTTTTTAGAAGGCCATTATGGGGTACCGCTAGCGCGGGCGGTGCTGGTTAGTATTAACACTCGGCTTACCTCCAAGGAAATCCTCTATATTTTAAATCATTCCGAAAGTAAGATTTTAATTGTTGATTCCGAACTCGCTTCTTTAATTGAACCCATTTATGATGAATTGGAAACAGTGGAAAAGGTTGTAATAATTAATCAGGTTCCAAAAGAAACACAACTTAATGCAATAGATTATGAGCAGTTTTTGGCTGAGGGAGACCCGCAGGATTTGCCAATACCTATTGAAGACGAGTTTGAACCTATTACTTTAAATTATACTTCTGGAACTACCGGATTTCCCAAGGGAGTCCAGTATACCCATCGGGGAGCGTATTTAAATAGTCTTTCTGAAATAATCGAAATGGGATTAAATCAGTATTCAAAATATCTCTGGATTTTACCAATGTTTCACTGTAATGGCTGGTGTTTTACCTGGGCAGTAACTGCCGTAGGCGCAACTCATTATTGTTTTAGAAAATTTGAGCCGGAGAAGGCCCTGGAGATTATTGAAAAAGAAAAAATAACAAATTTCTGTGGTGCGCCGGTAGTTTTTAATGCCATGACTGCTTCCCAAAAAGCGGAAGGGTTGAAATTTAGCCATCCAGTTCGGTCCTTCATCGCAGGCGCAGCTCCATCACCTACAATTATTAGTAAAATGGAACGTCTGGGGGTGGAGGTTGTCCACGTTTATGGTTTAACCGAGGTTTATGGACCCTTTACCGTGTGTGAATGGCATCCGGAATGGGATAACTTCTCCGCTGAGGAAAAGGCTGTTTACAAAGCAAGGCAGGGAGTGCCTATGGTGACTACCGGTGAAGTTAGAGTGGTGGATGCCGAAATGAATGATGTTCCAGCTGATGGTAAAACCATGGGGGAAATTATTATGCGCGGAAACGGCGTAATGGCCGGATATTATAAAGCTCCAGAAGATACTGCTAAGGCTTTTGCCGGAGGCTGGTTTCACAGTGGTGATTTAGCCGTGATGCATCCTAACGGGTATATAGAAATTATGGATCGCTCAAAGGATATTATTATTTCTGGTGGAGAAAATATTTCTTCGGTGGAGGTAGAAAATGTTCTATATTCTCATCCTGACGTGTATGAAGTGGCGGTGGTTGCCTCACCGGATGATCGCTGGGGTGAGGTACCCAAGGCGTTTGTAGTTTTAAGGGAAGGGGCTAAAGTTACTCCCGAAGAGTTAATAGCTTTTTGTCGCCAGAAAATGGCTGGATTTAAGATTCCAAAGAAAATTGAATTTGTTAACGCGTTGCCCAAGACCCCCACAGGTAAGATACAAAAATTTGTCTTAAGAAACTTAGAATGGAAAGGGGAAAGAAAAGTAAAAGGTTAA
- the speE gene encoding polyamine aminopropyltransferase → MELWYTEKQTPNVGITCKISRTLHTETTPFQELAVIDTLQFGRMLVLDGMVQTTVVDEFVYHEMITHVALNTHPNPEKVMVIGGGDGGAIREIVKNPRVKKAVLVEIDERVIEVSKQYLPEIAVALMGNPKVEVRVEDGIKHVQEHKGEYDIIIIDSTEPVGPAVELFSEDFYKNVYECLKDDGIMVAQTESPFYNRDIIKNSYARIGNFFPITKLYFATVPTYPSGVWTFTLGSKKYNPLTVPKEKIFVDPTNKYYNADVHFGAFMLPNFIAEIIK, encoded by the coding sequence ATGGAACTATGGTATACCGAAAAACAAACGCCTAATGTTGGCATTACCTGTAAAATTTCTCGGACTTTGCATACGGAAACAACACCTTTTCAGGAACTGGCTGTAATTGATACTTTACAGTTTGGGCGGATGCTGGTTTTAGATGGTATGGTTCAAACTACGGTTGTTGATGAGTTTGTCTACCATGAAATGATTACCCATGTGGCGTTAAATACCCATCCCAATCCGGAAAAGGTTATGGTGATTGGCGGTGGCGATGGGGGTGCCATTCGGGAAATTGTAAAAAATCCAAGAGTTAAAAAAGCAGTTTTAGTGGAAATTGACGAAAGGGTAATCGAAGTAAGTAAACAATATTTGCCGGAGATTGCTGTGGCCCTGATGGGAAATCCCAAAGTTGAGGTACGCGTAGAAGATGGTATAAAGCATGTGCAGGAACATAAAGGCGAATACGATATTATTATTATTGATTCTACCGAGCCGGTAGGGCCAGCGGTGGAGCTTTTTAGCGAAGATTTTTATAAAAATGTGTATGAGTGCTTAAAAGATGATGGGATCATGGTAGCCCAAACCGAATCTCCCTTTTATAATCGGGATATTATTAAAAATTCCTATGCCCGTATTGGTAACTTTTTCCCTATTACCAAGTTGTATTTTGCTACTGTTCCTACCTATCCCAGCGGTGTTTGGACCTTTACTTTGGGCTCAAAAAAGTACAATCCATTGACTGTTCCAAAGGAAAAAATTTTTGTTGACCCAACAAATAAATACTATAATGCTGATGTTCACTTTGGAGCTTTTATGCTGCCTAACTTTATTGCTGAGATAATAAAATAG
- a CDS encoding LysE family transporter, which produces MGIFALFLTALIVGFSGAMMPGPLLTLNINESLRRGVWAGPLLIFGHAVLEIVLVVVILLGFGKVLANSYVSGTIGVLGGITLMYFGFTMAREAGLKKISLSLEGSDSLSQRPGRLIINGALVSLANPYWSLWWVTIGLSYLTNSLTVGVLGVVAFLAGHLLADFSWYGFISFLLARGRRHINQTTYLLIIFFCGIFLVALGAKFIGDSIVRLKII; this is translated from the coding sequence GTGGGGATCTTTGCGTTGTTTCTTACAGCATTAATAGTTGGTTTTTCTGGGGCAATGATGCCTGGTCCGCTTCTTACCCTGAACATTAACGAAAGCTTACGCCGAGGAGTGTGGGCGGGGCCGCTCTTAATTTTTGGACACGCAGTATTAGAGATAGTATTAGTAGTTGTAATCCTCCTGGGATTTGGAAAAGTTCTTGCTAACTCGTATGTATCGGGCACTATTGGAGTTTTGGGTGGAATCACGTTAATGTATTTTGGTTTTACCATGGCCCGGGAAGCAGGGTTAAAAAAAATTTCTCTTTCACTGGAGGGGAGCGATTCGCTATCCCAAAGACCGGGTAGGCTTATTATTAATGGTGCTTTAGTCTCTTTGGCCAATCCCTACTGGTCTCTATGGTGGGTAACTATTGGGCTTAGTTATTTAACCAATTCCCTTACAGTTGGGGTTTTGGGGGTTGTAGCTTTTTTAGCGGGACATTTACTGGCAGATTTTAGCTGGTATGGCTTTATATCTTTTTTACTAGCCCGGGGTCGAAGACATATCAATCAAACTACTTATCTCCTAATAATTTTTTTCTGCGGTATCTTTTTAGTGGCTTTAGGGGCGAAATTTATAGGAGATAGCATAGTTCGGCTAAAAATTATTTAA
- a CDS encoding Nramp family divalent metal transporter has protein sequence MALEIKARGNFFYRFTAFMGPAFLVSIGYIDPGNWAANFAGGSRYGSIMLFIVLLCNFLAILFQSLAAYLTLKTGKSLAENIVERLPKPLVAVYGILAVIGAMATDVAEFVGAALGFSLIFGLDLLKSVLIAALFVICGYFYEKQGMRKVELLIMGFLALIGLSYLLELIILKPEFSSLFLGFTFKMDTNFLLVVLGMLGATVMPHNLFLHSDLVAEKLRQRIITTKEFPLIIVENLIALNLAFLVNSAMIIVAKDMFYDHGVAVDSLRATYHTLEPVLNGWAALVFGLALVFCGLSSSLTGTLAGQNLLEKFLPVNLSVLVRKSIIIIPALYFFLKGFGEIELLLLSQVVLSFVLPFILVALLWFLKDVTNKYLLMLSWFLTFIIVICNGLLLWTSIF, from the coding sequence ATGGCTTTGGAAATAAAAGCCCGAGGTAATTTTTTTTATAGATTTACCGCTTTTATGGGACCGGCATTTTTAGTTAGTATTGGTTATATAGATCCGGGAAATTGGGCGGCAAATTTTGCCGGTGGTTCTCGTTATGGTTCTATTATGTTATTCATTGTCTTATTATGCAATTTTTTGGCTATTTTGTTTCAGTCCTTAGCTGCTTACCTAACATTAAAGACTGGAAAAAGCCTTGCGGAAAATATTGTGGAGAGATTACCGAAACCACTGGTCGCTGTTTATGGAATATTAGCAGTGATTGGAGCTATGGCTACTGATGTGGCAGAGTTTGTAGGGGCGGCATTGGGATTTAGTTTAATATTTGGGTTGGACCTTTTAAAAAGCGTTTTAATTGCTGCGTTATTTGTTATTTGTGGTTATTTTTATGAAAAACAAGGGATGCGTAAAGTTGAGCTATTAATCATGGGATTTTTAGCGTTAATAGGCCTTAGCTATTTACTTGAGCTTATCATATTAAAACCAGAATTCAGTAGTCTTTTTTTAGGCTTTACTTTCAAGATGGATACAAATTTTCTCTTGGTTGTTCTGGGGATGCTTGGGGCTACAGTAATGCCTCATAATCTTTTTTTACACAGTGATTTAGTGGCGGAAAAGTTACGACAGAGGATTATTACGACTAAAGAGTTTCCCTTAATTATTGTAGAGAATCTTATTGCCTTAAATTTAGCTTTTTTAGTTAATTCCGCGATGATCATTGTGGCCAAAGATATGTTTTATGACCATGGAGTTGCGGTAGATTCACTGCGGGCTACCTATCATACCCTTGAACCGGTCTTAAACGGTTGGGCGGCATTGGTTTTTGGCCTGGCATTAGTGTTTTGCGGACTTAGTTCTTCCCTAACGGGTACCCTTGCTGGACAAAATCTTTTAGAAAAATTTTTACCAGTAAATCTTTCAGTGCTTGTGAGAAAAAGCATTATCATAATTCCGGCTTTGTATTTCTTTTTAAAGGGCTTTGGGGAAATTGAACTTTTGCTTTTAAGTCAGGTGGTTCTAAGTTTTGTTTTGCCTTTTATTTTAGTAGCGTTACTTTGGTTTTTGAAAGATGTTACAAATAAATATTTACTAATGTTAAGCTGGTTTTTAACGTTTATTATAGTAATCTGTAATGGGCTTTTGCTGTGGACTTCAATTTTTTAA
- the speB gene encoding agmatinase, with protein sequence MLPLEKFTGFMGSSDDYEGAAFVLFGIPMDFTVSFRPGTRMAPQHIRQVSFGLEEYDWDLEKSLDEVNFYDLGDVALTFGRIEESFANIREVTKAVLKDDKMPLIIGGEHLVTYPVILEFAEKYRDLAVIHFDAHADLRDGYLGEKLSHATVMRRVSEIIGPQNLYHIGIRSGTHEEKEFITTKSNYLGQDVLAGVEVALRKIGDKPVFISLDIDVVDPAYAPGTGTPEPGGASSKEIMEAIVKLSSLNVVGMDLVEVLPVYDQSERTSLLAAKILRRALLSFNICR encoded by the coding sequence ATGCTTCCGCTTGAAAAGTTTACTGGTTTTATGGGCAGTTCCGATGATTACGAAGGTGCTGCCTTTGTTTTATTTGGAATTCCCATGGATTTTACCGTAAGTTTTCGTCCTGGGACCCGGATGGCTCCTCAGCATATTCGCCAAGTTTCCTTTGGGCTAGAGGAATATGATTGGGATTTAGAGAAAAGTTTAGATGAGGTAAATTTCTATGACTTAGGAGATGTGGCCTTAACCTTTGGACGGATTGAAGAAAGTTTTGCCAACATCCGGGAAGTGACAAAAGCGGTATTAAAAGATGATAAAATGCCACTTATTATTGGCGGCGAACATCTGGTAACTTATCCGGTAATTCTTGAGTTTGCAGAAAAGTACCGGGATTTAGCAGTAATTCATTTTGATGCCCATGCGGATTTGCGGGATGGTTATCTGGGGGAAAAACTCTCCCACGCTACAGTTATGCGCCGGGTTTCCGAGATAATCGGGCCTCAAAACCTCTATCATATTGGGATTCGTTCTGGCACCCACGAAGAAAAAGAGTTTATCACTACAAAATCAAATTATCTTGGCCAGGATGTGCTGGCCGGGGTAGAGGTGGCTTTAAGAAAAATTGGAGATAAGCCGGTGTTTATATCCCTGGATATTGACGTAGTGGACCCGGCCTATGCTCCTGGTACTGGTACCCCTGAGCCTGGCGGTGCAAGCAGTAAGGAAATCATGGAAGCCATTGTAAAATTAAGTTCTTTAAATGTTGTTGGTATGGATTTAGTTGAAGTATTACCGGTTTATGATCAGTCAGAACGTACATCTTTACTGGCAGCAAAGATTTTACGGCGAGCATTGTTATCTTTTAATATTTGCAGGTAA
- a CDS encoding Na+/H+ antiporter NhaC family protein, with amino-acid sequence MTDTSIKPKFTFLSPFITIVALFLAITVFNLPPVYPMVLAFFLTVIFALIDGYDYRFIYRAALEGIKSVWTIIIIFTFLGALIALWLAGGTIATMIYYGLKLVEPKFFLVEAFLLSVILSLILGTSLGTISTLGVVLMGIGRGLNLPVEMLAGAVVAGAFFGDRISPASSSLHLTAQITGTQIEDNIKLMLKTTYLPFILSILLYLLLGHMIPVKETATTASYLKLLKSNFILNPILLGLPLLFLVLAFLKVSIKINLFLNIIISFLFGALWQKITFQELLFQTFYGYNVSGVKAFLAGGGVVKYLSLVTIILFASAMSGILNNAGVFTILLIRPLSYFKSYFSLSFGIMILAVLLLMVTCTQALAIMIPGMTLREEFRRVATANELARILADSAVVLAPLIPWNMAAILSGAALQINPKSYILFAFYLLLTPITNLLVSFRKLGEAYGQKRLGDCR; translated from the coding sequence ATGACGGATACATCAATTAAACCAAAATTTACCTTTTTATCACCTTTTATAACTATTGTTGCTTTGTTCTTAGCTATAACTGTTTTTAACCTACCACCTGTTTACCCGATGGTATTGGCTTTTTTCTTGACTGTAATTTTTGCCTTAATTGATGGTTATGATTACCGTTTTATCTACCGAGCAGCGTTAGAAGGGATAAAATCAGTCTGGACAATTATTATTATTTTTACGTTTCTTGGGGCTTTAATTGCTCTTTGGTTGGCCGGTGGTACAATTGCTACCATGATTTACTATGGCCTTAAATTGGTGGAACCAAAATTTTTTTTAGTGGAAGCTTTTTTATTAAGTGTTATTTTATCGTTAATTCTAGGAACATCCCTTGGTACCATAAGTACTTTAGGTGTGGTATTAATGGGAATTGGACGGGGATTAAACCTACCTGTGGAAATGCTTGCGGGAGCGGTGGTAGCGGGGGCTTTTTTTGGTGACCGAATATCTCCTGCATCTTCCAGCCTTCATTTAACTGCTCAAATTACAGGGACCCAGATAGAGGATAATATAAAACTGATGTTAAAAACTACTTACCTTCCTTTTATTCTGTCAATTTTACTTTATCTGCTTCTTGGTCATATGATTCCTGTCAAGGAAACTGCAACCACTGCATCATATTTAAAGCTCCTTAAAAGCAATTTTATTTTAAATCCAATACTGTTGGGTTTACCTCTCTTATTTCTGGTCTTAGCGTTCCTGAAAGTTTCAATTAAAATTAACCTTTTTCTAAATATCATCATAAGTTTCCTTTTTGGTGCCCTTTGGCAAAAGATTACCTTCCAAGAGCTTTTGTTCCAAACCTTTTATGGTTATAACGTTTCTGGCGTTAAGGCATTTTTGGCAGGAGGTGGAGTGGTAAAGTATCTTTCGTTAGTAACAATTATTTTGTTTGCTTCAGCAATGTCGGGAATTTTAAATAATGCGGGAGTTTTTACCATCCTGTTAATTAGACCTTTATCGTATTTCAAGTCATATTTTTCCCTTAGCTTTGGCATAATGATTTTAGCGGTTTTACTTTTAATGGTTACCTGTACCCAGGCCTTGGCGATTATGATTCCAGGGATGACATTGCGGGAAGAGTTTAGGCGAGTTGCCACCGCTAATGAACTGGCCAGAATTTTAGCTGATTCAGCTGTGGTATTAGCACCACTTATTCCCTGGAATATGGCAGCAATTTTATCAGGAGCAGCACTGCAGATAAATCCCAAAAGTTATATCTTGTTTGCTTTTTATCTCTTGCTTACTCCAATTACTAATTTACTGGTGAGCTTTCGAAAGCTAGGTGAGGCTTATGGACAGAAAAGGTTGGGCGATTGTCGGTAA
- a CDS encoding glycoside hydrolase family 15 protein has translation MDRKGWAIVGNGITAALIDSECRICWLCLPKFDGLPVFAKALSPKVGGGLSLYLGQKVKTKEQKYLEEAAVVETTMVSEFGEFKIIDYMPWGKNLLVREIYGDVEKVEVRVELTQFYYLRFSVKKTERQWQIEGPGVGVFIDVRKITSNRMQVVLSYGHNLEQAIKAFATLSEDELFEVLSFWQRWFLQKRKLKNLTPSWQAFYDRSLMVLKLLTYEPTGAIVAAPTASFPAYPNGEDNWDYRFCWLRDGFYSAYAFDLAGFHEESRKFYEFSLKLLEKADHYENPLYTIDGYCSYEILMPELSGPEGEKPIRFGNKAAEQLQLDNEGNIVYGLWKHWLMTRDTEFLASAYPKIKKALKFTVQNWYKPEHGIWEFRDKKRQWVFGKVMCYAGMVAGAKIASVLKEYPKAREYLRTAWQIKENLLAYGYNKEKQAFLQHYAPDAPADSSVLALSEFNLLPAEDERMVNTVKYIEQKLNFHGAILRFERAVLPFYLCTFWLIRQYLRMGELKKAAKLLETTLKSTTPLHLMAEHYDPRTREQWGNFPQGFSHEELIRTLIFYDKIMGKQKGYKG, from the coding sequence ATGGACAGAAAAGGTTGGGCGATTGTCGGTAATGGTATTACAGCTGCTTTAATTGATAGTGAATGCAGAATATGCTGGCTTTGCCTGCCAAAATTTGATGGTTTACCAGTATTTGCAAAAGCCTTATCGCCAAAGGTGGGTGGAGGATTATCCCTTTATTTAGGGCAAAAGGTTAAAACTAAAGAACAGAAATATTTGGAAGAGGCTGCTGTGGTAGAAACCACAATGGTTTCAGAGTTTGGGGAATTTAAAATTATTGATTATATGCCGTGGGGAAAGAATCTTCTTGTTCGAGAGATTTATGGTGATGTGGAAAAGGTAGAAGTTAGGGTAGAATTAACTCAATTTTATTATCTTAGGTTTAGCGTAAAAAAAACCGAGCGGCAGTGGCAGATAGAAGGCCCTGGCGTAGGGGTTTTTATAGATGTTAGGAAAATTACCAGCAATAGGATGCAGGTTGTATTAAGCTATGGGCATAATTTAGAACAAGCAATTAAGGCTTTTGCTACATTGAGCGAAGATGAGCTTTTTGAAGTGCTAAGTTTTTGGCAACGTTGGTTTTTACAAAAAAGGAAGTTGAAAAACCTCACTCCTTCCTGGCAAGCGTTTTATGACCGAAGCCTTATGGTTTTAAAACTTTTAACCTATGAGCCTACCGGTGCTATAGTTGCGGCGCCTACTGCCTCTTTTCCGGCGTATCCTAACGGAGAGGATAATTGGGATTACCGGTTTTGCTGGCTAAGAGATGGTTTTTACTCTGCTTATGCTTTTGATTTGGCGGGATTTCATGAGGAGTCCAGGAAATTTTACGAGTTTTCTTTAAAGCTTTTAGAGAAAGCGGACCACTATGAAAATCCTTTGTATACTATTGATGGTTATTGTTCCTATGAAATTTTAATGCCAGAATTATCCGGACCTGAAGGTGAAAAACCAATTCGTTTTGGTAATAAAGCGGCGGAACAACTTCAGCTCGACAATGAAGGGAATATCGTTTATGGTTTGTGGAAACATTGGCTGATGACCAGAGATACGGAGTTTTTAGCCAGTGCCTATCCGAAAATAAAAAAAGCTTTAAAATTTACTGTCCAAAACTGGTATAAACCGGAACACGGCATCTGGGAGTTTCGGGATAAAAAACGCCAGTGGGTTTTTGGTAAAGTTATGTGTTATGCAGGTATGGTTGCTGGGGCAAAAATTGCCTCCGTCTTAAAAGAATATCCAAAGGCCAGGGAATATTTAAGAACTGCCTGGCAAATAAAAGAAAATCTTTTAGCCTATGGATATAACAAAGAAAAACAAGCTTTTTTGCAGCACTATGCTCCCGATGCTCCAGCGGATAGTTCGGTTTTAGCATTATCGGAGTTTAACCTATTACCGGCTGAAGATGAAAGAATGGTTAATACTGTAAAGTACATTGAGCAAAAACTTAATTTTCACGGAGCGATCTTACGTTTTGAAAGAGCGGTATTACCTTTTTATCTTTGTACTTTTTGGTTGATTCGCCAGTATTTGAGAATGGGGGAATTAAAAAAGGCAGCAAAACTTTTAGAAACAACACTTAAATCAACAACTCCTTTGCATCTTATGGCTGAACACTACGACCCCAGGACCCGAGAACAATGGGGGAACTTTCCCCAGGGTTTTAGTCATGAAGAGCTTATCCGTACTTTAATTTTTTATGATAAAATAATGGGAAAACAGAAGGGGTATAAGGGCTAA